One genomic region from Methanomassiliicoccales archaeon encodes:
- the alaS gene encoding alanine--tRNA ligase → MNPAEFQLAFFLDNHFARKKCPKCGRHFWSLGEWDSCGEPPCEEYTFIGNSPMKKSLSLHQMREEYLSFFESHDHKRVNRYPIIARWRDDVFFTQASIYDFQPWVLNEVIEPPGNPLTISQTCVRFNDIDNVGKTGRHFTFFEMCAHHVFNKKGKEIYFKDGTVRLCHDLFTVRLGVDPKRLRYVEEWWEGGGNAGPCLEVIIDGAEVATLVFMMYNTGPQGNQPMNMTVVDTGYGLERMTWVSQGTSSAYEAVFGSVLEELKKMADVSTDSRVLEEYSKVAGMTSAKTASDVRNIRERTAARMGITYDELMKIVSPLEDIYVICDHSRALALLLNDGVVPSNVREGYFARMLVRRTLRSIRSLGLKVKLAEVVGMQVDFFAPIFPELAGNRDDILRLVQVEEDRYHETIARGKQLVDRIVKDLKKGESISKEKLIELYDSHGLNPELVKEFSPVPVEIPDDFYKQVAAKHEKPEQEEEGKKENYPEQLPPTRPLYYEDVDMLQFEGKVQDVLKGGILLDQTAFYPEGGGQEWDEGTLDGHPVRKVIKVNSSVLHFIEGPLPKKGQVMKGSIDKERRVRLMRHHTSAHIINGVARGILGNHVWQAGAHKSEVEGRLDITHYENLTQAQRDHLEREVNRIVLDDLKVKIQFMQRDEAERLHGYRLYQGGAVPGKVIRVVEIMGLDAEACGGLHCKSTGFVGAIRIRRTKRIQDGIVRVEYSSGMAAVEDMQRDKDVMEDLTEKLNASPDKVLEATDKLQAEVRELMKKVGSLQALHNEEVARALLEKAKCVGEVRIVVHQAQPGEDAETISKIITESPNTLVIIGVAEEIGVAEENAKMLVSRSLDVDVDCRSLLKEIMKLLGGGGGGKKEYAQGGGGDVSKLPEALDKASEMAKRALKGH, encoded by the coding sequence ATGAACCCAGCCGAGTTCCAGCTCGCTTTCTTCCTCGACAACCACTTCGCGCGCAAGAAGTGCCCGAAGTGCGGACGTCATTTCTGGTCCCTTGGAGAATGGGACAGCTGTGGCGAGCCGCCTTGCGAGGAGTACACGTTCATCGGCAACTCGCCCATGAAGAAAAGCCTCTCGCTGCACCAGATGCGTGAGGAGTACCTCTCCTTCTTCGAATCGCACGATCACAAGCGGGTTAACCGCTATCCCATCATCGCGCGCTGGAGGGATGATGTCTTCTTCACCCAGGCCTCGATCTACGATTTCCAGCCTTGGGTTCTGAACGAGGTCATCGAGCCTCCGGGGAATCCCCTCACCATCTCCCAGACCTGCGTCCGGTTCAATGACATAGATAACGTGGGCAAGACTGGGCGGCACTTCACGTTCTTCGAGATGTGCGCTCACCATGTCTTCAACAAGAAGGGCAAGGAGATCTACTTCAAGGACGGCACGGTCAGGCTCTGTCACGATCTCTTCACTGTGCGTCTGGGCGTGGATCCAAAGCGCTTGCGTTACGTCGAGGAATGGTGGGAAGGCGGCGGGAACGCCGGCCCTTGCCTGGAAGTGATCATCGATGGCGCCGAGGTGGCCACCCTCGTCTTCATGATGTACAACACTGGTCCGCAGGGCAACCAGCCCATGAACATGACGGTCGTGGACACTGGCTACGGCTTGGAAAGAATGACTTGGGTATCTCAAGGGACTTCCTCCGCCTATGAGGCCGTCTTCGGTTCCGTGCTCGAGGAGCTGAAGAAGATGGCGGACGTGAGCACTGACTCCCGCGTCCTCGAGGAGTACAGCAAGGTGGCGGGCATGACCAGTGCCAAGACCGCTTCCGACGTGCGCAACATTCGAGAGCGGACGGCCGCCAGGATGGGCATCACCTACGATGAGCTGATGAAGATAGTTAGCCCCCTGGAGGACATCTATGTGATCTGCGATCACTCCAGGGCTCTGGCCCTTCTGCTGAACGACGGGGTCGTGCCCTCCAACGTCCGCGAAGGATACTTCGCTCGTATGCTGGTAAGGCGTACCCTGCGTTCGATCCGCTCCCTCGGCCTGAAGGTGAAGCTGGCAGAGGTGGTGGGGATGCAGGTGGACTTCTTCGCCCCCATCTTCCCGGAGCTCGCTGGCAACAGGGATGACATCCTCCGATTGGTCCAGGTAGAGGAGGATCGCTACCATGAGACCATCGCCCGGGGAAAGCAACTGGTAGATAGAATCGTCAAGGACCTGAAGAAGGGCGAGAGCATCTCCAAAGAGAAGCTCATCGAGCTCTATGACTCCCATGGCCTCAATCCGGAGCTGGTCAAGGAGTTCTCTCCGGTGCCGGTGGAGATTCCGGACGACTTCTACAAGCAGGTGGCTGCCAAGCACGAGAAGCCCGAGCAAGAGGAAGAGGGGAAGAAAGAGAACTATCCTGAGCAACTCCCCCCCACCAGACCCCTGTACTACGAGGACGTCGACATGCTCCAGTTCGAGGGCAAGGTGCAAGATGTCCTCAAGGGAGGGATCCTCCTGGACCAGACGGCCTTCTATCCCGAAGGCGGAGGGCAGGAGTGGGACGAGGGCACATTGGATGGGCATCCAGTGAGGAAGGTCATCAAAGTGAATTCCTCCGTCTTGCACTTCATCGAGGGCCCCCTGCCGAAGAAGGGGCAGGTGATGAAGGGCTCGATCGATAAGGAGCGCCGCGTTCGCTTGATGCGGCATCACACCAGCGCCCACATCATTAATGGCGTCGCCCGGGGCATCCTAGGCAATCACGTCTGGCAAGCGGGCGCGCACAAATCGGAGGTGGAGGGGAGACTGGACATCACCCACTACGAGAACTTGACCCAGGCGCAGCGCGATCATCTGGAGCGCGAGGTCAACCGCATCGTCCTGGATGATCTCAAGGTCAAGATCCAGTTCATGCAGCGGGACGAGGCGGAACGTCTGCACGGCTACCGCCTCTATCAGGGCGGGGCGGTTCCAGGCAAGGTCATCCGGGTGGTGGAGATAATGGGCTTGGACGCGGAGGCCTGCGGTGGATTGCACTGCAAATCCACGGGTTTCGTGGGGGCGATCCGCATCCGCCGCACCAAGCGCATACAGGATGGCATCGTGCGGGTGGAGTATTCATCGGGCATGGCCGCCGTGGAGGACATGCAACGGGACAAGGATGTCATGGAGGACCTGACCGAGAAGCTGAACGCCTCTCCGGACAAAGTGCTCGAGGCCACAGACAAGCTCCAGGCGGAGGTGCGGGAGCTGATGAAGAAGGTCGGTTCCCTGCAGGCCCTGCACAACGAGGAAGTGGCGCGCGCTTTGCTGGAGAAAGCCAAATGCGTAGGTGAGGTGAGGATAGTCGTCCACCAGGCCCAACCCGGGGAGGATGCGGAGACCATATCCAAGATCATAACCGAGAGCCCGAACACCCTGGTGATCATAGGGGTAGCGGAAGAGATAGGGGTAGCGGAAGAGAACGCCAAGATGCTCGTCTCACGAAGCCTGGACGTGGATGTCGATTGCCGGTCCCTCCTCAAAGAGATCATGAAGCTGCTGGGCGGTGGGGGCGGAGGCAAGAAGGAGTATGCCCAAGGCGGAGGCGGGGACGTGAGCAAGCTGCCGGAGGCACTGGACAAGGCGTCAGAGATGGCCAAGAGGGCGCTGAAGGGACATTGA
- a CDS encoding acetolactate synthase large subunit, with product MRGADLLVKCLEAEGVQRIFGIPGEENLDVMDALLDSEIQFTLTKHENSAAFMANTCARLTGDPHVCLSTLGPGATNMVTGVADAYLSYLPLIVLTGQVGAERAYHPQKQYIDLVQMFKPVTKDSFSVRTPSRIPVQIRRAFDLASTEKPGPVHVELPEDLMKGKTEGTPIRKPQTHHLRCEPNLVHQARDVLLRSRRPLVFAGPGTIRAGACKQLRDLVRAWQIPVVHTWYGAGIVPYDDPLSLNTVGLRTRDLVQGAFEIADTILLIGYDLPEFAPVFWNVGEKKTVVVIDAVKAETVPNFAPDMQVVGDIGSILQRLASDPKPRENWIGSYREDLQRCVDDCPTDGTPVKPQLVVRAIRNALGREDICVSDVGAHLIWLAKRYPVYKENTLLLSNGLIPMGVGVPSAIAAKLVHPGKKVVAACGDGGFMMTATELETAQRLGARFVTIVFNDRDLGLIRLKHEKAYGRAYDTSFGNPDFIRFAESFGAKGYRTETGAELEEVLRHALDADELAVIDVPVDYSENKDLL from the coding sequence ATGCGTGGTGCGGACCTGCTGGTCAAATGCCTGGAAGCGGAGGGCGTGCAGCGCATCTTCGGCATACCAGGCGAAGAGAACCTGGACGTGATGGATGCCCTCCTGGACTCGGAGATCCAGTTCACCCTCACCAAGCACGAGAACTCGGCGGCCTTCATGGCCAACACCTGTGCCAGATTGACTGGCGATCCTCACGTCTGTCTTTCCACCCTGGGACCGGGAGCCACGAACATGGTCACGGGTGTGGCCGACGCTTACCTCAGCTACCTACCACTGATCGTTCTCACTGGCCAGGTGGGAGCGGAGCGAGCGTATCATCCGCAGAAACAGTACATCGACCTGGTCCAGATGTTCAAGCCCGTCACGAAGGACAGTTTCAGCGTGCGCACTCCCTCTCGCATCCCGGTGCAGATCCGTCGAGCTTTCGACCTGGCTTCGACCGAGAAACCCGGGCCGGTGCATGTAGAACTGCCCGAGGACCTGATGAAGGGCAAGACCGAGGGCACGCCGATAAGAAAACCACAGACGCATCACCTGCGCTGCGAGCCGAATCTGGTGCATCAAGCGCGGGATGTGCTGCTTCGGTCAAGGAGGCCTTTGGTCTTCGCGGGTCCGGGGACGATCCGCGCAGGCGCCTGCAAGCAGCTCCGGGACCTGGTGCGCGCATGGCAGATACCGGTGGTGCACACCTGGTACGGCGCGGGCATCGTGCCATACGACGACCCATTGTCCCTGAACACCGTAGGACTGAGGACGAGGGACCTGGTGCAAGGTGCGTTCGAGATCGCGGACACCATCCTCCTGATCGGTTATGACCTGCCTGAGTTCGCGCCGGTGTTCTGGAACGTGGGCGAGAAGAAGACCGTGGTGGTCATCGATGCCGTTAAGGCCGAGACCGTTCCCAACTTCGCGCCGGACATGCAGGTGGTGGGGGACATTGGCAGCATACTCCAGCGCCTGGCTTCGGACCCGAAGCCGAGGGAGAACTGGATCGGGTCGTATAGGGAGGACCTCCAGAGATGCGTGGACGACTGCCCGACGGACGGCACGCCCGTCAAGCCGCAGCTGGTGGTAAGGGCCATCAGGAATGCCCTAGGCAGGGAGGATATCTGCGTGAGCGATGTCGGTGCACATCTGATCTGGCTCGCGAAGCGCTATCCGGTATACAAGGAGAACACCCTCCTCTTATCGAATGGGCTCATCCCGATGGGGGTGGGGGTGCCCTCCGCCATCGCGGCCAAGCTCGTGCATCCGGGGAAGAAGGTGGTGGCCGCCTGCGGAGATGGAGGGTTCATGATGACCGCCACCGAACTGGAGACGGCGCAACGACTGGGGGCTAGGTTCGTCACCATCGTCTTCAACGACCGAGACCTGGGCTTGATCCGTCTCAAACATGAGAAGGCCTACGGTCGGGCATACGACACTAGCTTCGGCAACCCTGACTTCATCCGCTTCGCCGAGTCCTTTGGAGCCAAGGGATATCGGACCGAGACCGGTGCGGAGCTGGAGGAAGTGCTGCGTCACGCTCTGGACGCGGATGAGCTAGCGGTAATAGATGTTCCCGTCGACTATAGCGAGAACAAGGACCTGCTATAG